From one Rosa rugosa chromosome 4, drRosRugo1.1, whole genome shotgun sequence genomic stretch:
- the LOC133745133 gene encoding 3-oxoacyl-[acyl-carrier-protein] reductase 4-like — protein sequence MAATIAFNAVGAPARLSRQLSHPSRRLYPLLAGLRLRQAVPARYSSSVSSSSGSGIRAHSVAVESLSAAAAPKVEAPVVIVTGASRGIGKAVALAFGKSGCKVLVNYARSYKEAEQVSKEIEESGGQALTFGGDVSKEEDVAAMIKTVVDVWGTVDVLVNNAGITRDGLLMRMKKSQWQEVIDLNLTGVFLCTQAAAKVMMKQRKGRIINIASVVGLVGNVGQANYSAAKAGVIGFTKSVAKEYSSRNINVNAVAPGFIASDMTAKLGEDIEKKIIGSIPLGRYGQPEEVAGLVEFLALNPAAGYITGQVLTIDGGMVM from the exons ATGGCGGCCACGATCGCCTTTAACGCCGTCGGAGCTCCGGCGCGCCTCTCCCGCCAATTGTCTCACCCGAGCCGCCGTCTCTATCCGCTTCTCGCCGGACTCCGACTCCGTCAGGCCGTCCCGGCGCGATACTCGAGCTCAGTATCTTCGTCCTCTGGCTCAG GAATTAGGGCTCATTCTGTCGCCGTGGAGTCACTGAGCGCTGCTGCAGCTCCGAAAGTGGAGGCTCCTGTGGTTATTGTCACCGGAGCTTCTAGAGGAATTGGCAAGGCTGTTGCCCTCGCTTTCGGAAAATCTGGTTGTAAG GTGCTTGTAAACTATGCAAGGTCATATAAGGAAGCCGAACAAGTTTCCAAGGAG ATTGAGGAATCTGGTGGTCAAGCTCTGACGTTTGGGGGTGATGTTTCAAAGGAAGAAGATGTAGCAGCAATGATTAAAACT GTGGTTGATGTGTGGGGAACAGTTGATGTCTTGGTTAACAATGCAG GAATAACACGGGATGGCTTGTTGATGAGAATGAAAAAATCCCAATGGCAGGAGGTTATTGATTTGAATCTTACTGGTGTATTTTTATGCACACAG GCTGCAGCCAAAGTTATGATGAAACAAAGAAAG GGAAGAATTATCAATATAGCATCTGTTGTTGGTCTTGTTGGCAATGTTGGACAAGCCAACTACAGCGCTGCAAAAGCAGGGGTAATTGGCTTCACAAAGAGTGTTGCAAAGGAATATTCAAGCAGGAACATCAAT GTCAATGCTGTAGCTCCTGGATTTATTGCGTCTGATATGACTGCCAAGCTGGGAGAAGacatagaaaagaaaatcattgGGTCCATCCCCTTAG GGCGATATGGTCAACCTGAAGAAGTTGCTGGACTGGTGGAATTCCTGGCTCTTAATCCTGCTGCTGGTTACATTACTGGACAG GTGTTGACCATTGATGGAGGAATGGTGATGTGA
- the LOC133745131 gene encoding transcription factor GTE10-like isoform X2 gives MAPTVPIDFTGQKQSMMGKSRKYSKGQLSGFVPDYRHAVETMGESEGFGSSGRVDAEMTASEDSCAPSKRKCISLNVDGYDSFGLPMQVLQLSRMSRTERKDLEVRLNLELEQVRDLQKKIAAMSSAIVLSPSSDIRSCSDGKTRPPVEAYHRPSEPTAPQGKKRAPPGRNGSRNKKSLSAHVESVKPVAASNAQLMKQCEGVLNLLMKHAYAWVFKHPVDVVKLNIPDYFTVIKHPMDLGTVKSKMTSGGYSNPLSFAADVRLTFSNAMTYNPPGNDVHIMAETLSKYFEQKWKAIEKKLPVDVDPLPFRAALHTEIIETATPMPPSKKKKTIPNDSSFKPVKPVKPETLKCIMTEEEKHKLTEEVDSLLGELPESIIDFLKEHSGEGQTSEDEIEIDFEVLSDDTLFALRKLVDEYLLDKEKRQEKNEPCEMEILNEPGFSNSSLHPCNDMVDEDVDIVGGNDAPISSFPPVEIEKDAAHRNSKFSSSSSSSSESGSSSSDSDSASSSESESRVPKASPAFGGGKEKFGSGANSDQKRSDLGDSEIGKDPINGVVPVEQKSPSKPVSVEEGERQEEESAPPERQVSPEKLYRAAVLRNRFADTIFKAKEKALEKGDKLDPEKLRIEREELERRRKEEKARLQAEARAAEEARKKAEAEAAAEARRQRELEREAARQALQMMEKTVEINENSRFMEDLEMFRAGDEDHLPHFIEETSPEHSQNELGSFKLQGSCNPLEQLGLFMKADDDIEIEEEEIDPPRNFTEPANEVDGVEERPSNDVVEGPSNEVEEVPSNGVDVEEGPSNEVDVEEGPGNDIGEGPGNDIGEGPGNDMGEGPGNDMGEGPANDVELPANEIKEVSANDVEEGTENHVEETANHVDERTENEVEDVEEGEID, from the exons ATGGCACCTACTGTTCCAATAGACTTCACTGGACAGAAACAATCAATGATGGGGAAGTCACGCAAGTATTCAAAAGGGCAGCTATCTGGTTTTGTGCCGGATTATCGTCACGCTGTTGAGACCATGGGGGAATCAGAAGGGTTTGGAAGCTCAGGACGGGTGGACGCAGAAATGACAGCTTCGGAAGATTCGTGTGCGCCTTCTAAAAGGAAATGCATTAGTTTGAATGTTGATGGTTATGATAGTTTTGGGTTGCCTATGCAAGTGCTTCAGCTGTCAAGAATGTCTCGGACTGAAAGGAAGGATTTAGAAGTGAGGCTGAATTTGGAGCTGGAACAGGTCCGGGACCTTCAGAAGAAAATTGCAGCTATGAGTTCAGCTATTGTGTTATCCCCATCTAGTGATATTCGGAGTTGCAGTGATGGGAAAACCAGACCTCCAGTCGAGGCTTACCATAGACCGTCTGAACCAACTGCGCCGCAGGGTAAGAAACGAGCTCCTCCTGGGCGTAATGGTTCACGCAACAAAAAGAGCTTATCTGCGCATGTGGAGTCCGTGAAGCCAGTTGCCGCTTCAAATGCTCAGTTGATGAAACAATGTGAGGGTGTGCTAAATCTGTTGATGAAACATGCATATGCTTGGGTTTTCAAACATCCTGTAGACGTGGTGAAGttgaatattccggattatttTACTGTCATTAAGCATCCAATGGATTTGGGCACTGTGAAGAGCAAGATGACTTCTGGTGGATACTCTAATCCATTAAGTTTTGCTGCTGATGTGCGGCTTACATTCTCAAATGCAATGACTTACAATCCACCTGGAAATGATGTACATATTATGGCTGAGACGCTCAGTAAATATTTTGAACAGAAGTGGAAGGCAATAGAAAAGAAGCTTCCTGTTGATGTGGATCCTTTGCCTTTTAGAGCAGCTCTTCATACGGAAATCATAGAAACTGCTACACCTATGCCACcctcaaagaagaagaaaactatACCAAATGATAGTAGCTTCAAGCCAGTCAAGCCTGTCAAGCCAGAAACTCTTAAATGCATCATGACTGAGGAGGAGAAGCATAAACTGACCGAGGAGGTGGATTCGTTGCTGGGAGAATTGCCTGAAAGCATTATTGATTTCTTAAAGGAGCATAGTGGTGAAGGGCAAACCAGTGAGGATGAGATTGAGATTGACTTTGAGGTTCTCAGTGATGATACTTTATTTGCATTGCGGAAGCTTGTTGATGAATATCTGCTGGATAAAGAGAAAAGGCAGGAgaaaaatgaaccttgtgaaaTGGAG ATCCTTAATGAGCCGGGATTTAGCAACTCTTCACTGCATCCAT GCAATGACATGGTTGATGAGGATGTGGATATTGTTGGTGGAAACGATGCTCCTATATCAAGCTTCCCTCCTGTAGAGATTGAGAAAGATGCAGCTCATAGAAACAGTAAATTCAGTAGCTCAAGTAGCTCCAGTAGTGAATCAGGCTCTTCGTCTAGTG ATTCTGACTCTGCTAGTTCTTCAGAAAGTGAATCACGTGTTCCTAAAGCTTCACCTGCATTTGGTGGAGGAAAG GAAAAGTTTGGTTCAGGAGCAAATTCAGATCAAAAGAGAAGTGATCTTGGTGATTCTGAAATTGGCAAGG ATCCAATCAATGGGGTTGTCCCAGTTGAGCAGAAATCCCCGTCTAAACCAGTTTCTGTCGAGGAGGGTGAACGACAAGAGG AGGAGAGTGCTCCACCTGAGAGGCAGGTCTCCCCTGAAAAACTCTACCGCGCAGCTGTACTGAGGAATCGGTTTGCAGACACAATATTTAAAGCCAAAGAGAAGGCACTTGAAAAG GGTGATAAGTTGGATCCAGAAAAATTGCGAATTGAGAGAGAGGAACTTGAAAGGCGGCGTAAAGAAG AAAAAGCACGATTGCAAGCCGAGGCCAGAGCTGCAGAAGAGGCTCGGAAAAAGGCTGAAGCAGAAGCTGCAGCTGAAGCTAGAAGGCAAAGGGAACTGGAGAGAGAAGCTGCACGGCAGGCATTGCAAATG ATGGAAAAGACGGTCGAAATTAATGAGAACAGTCGATTCATGGAAGATCTAGAAATGTTTAGGGCTGGTGACGAGGATCATTTACCACATTTCATTGAGGAGACCAGCCCGGAGCATTCTCAGAATGAGCTTGGTAGTTTCAAGCTGCAGGGAAGCTGTAATCCCTTGGAGCAACTTGGTTTATTTATGAAGGCGGATGATGATATAGAAatagaggaggaagaaattGATCCTCCCAGGAATTTTACAGAACCAGCAAACGAAGTTGACGGGGTCGAGGAGAGACCTTCAAACGATGTTGTGGAAGGACCTTCGAACGAAGTTGAAGAGGTACCTTCAAACGGAGTTGATGTTGAAGAGGGACCTTCAAACGAGGTTGATGTTGAAGAGGGACCTGGGAATGATATTGGAGAGGGACCGGGGAATGACATTGGAGAGGGACCGGGGAATGATATGGGAGAAGGACCTGGGAATGATATGGGGGAGGGGCCTGCTAATGATGTTGAATTACCTGCAAACGAGATTAAAGAGGTTTCTGCAAATGATGTTGAAGAGGGAACAGAAAATCATGTTGAAGAGACAGCAAATCATGTTGATGAGAGAACTGAAAATGAGGTTGAAGATGTCGAAGAAGGAGAGATTGATTGA
- the LOC133745131 gene encoding transcription factor GTE10-like isoform X1 — protein sequence MAPTVPIDFTGQKQSMMGKSRKYSKGQLSGFVPDYRHAVETMGESEGFGSSGRVDAEMTASEDSCAPSKRKCISLNVDGYDSFGLPMQVLQLSRMSRTERKDLEVRLNLELEQVRDLQKKIAAMSSAIVLSPSSDIRSCSDGKTRPPVEAYHRPSEPTAPQGKKRAPPGRNGSRNKKSLSAHVESVKPVAASNAQLMKQCEGVLNLLMKHAYAWVFKHPVDVVKLNIPDYFTVIKHPMDLGTVKSKMTSGGYSNPLSFAADVRLTFSNAMTYNPPGNDVHIMAETLSKYFEQKWKAIEKKLPVDVDPLPFRAALHTEIIETATPMPPSKKKKTIPNDSSFKPVKPVKPETLKCIMTEEEKHKLTEEVDSLLGELPESIIDFLKEHSGEGQTSEDEIEIDFEVLSDDTLFALRKLVDEYLLDKEKRQEKNEPCEMEILNEPGFSNSSLHPCKGNDMVDEDVDIVGGNDAPISSFPPVEIEKDAAHRNSKFSSSSSSSSESGSSSSDSDSASSSESESRVPKASPAFGGGKEKFGSGANSDQKRSDLGDSEIGKDPINGVVPVEQKSPSKPVSVEEGERQEEESAPPERQVSPEKLYRAAVLRNRFADTIFKAKEKALEKGDKLDPEKLRIEREELERRRKEEKARLQAEARAAEEARKKAEAEAAAEARRQRELEREAARQALQMMEKTVEINENSRFMEDLEMFRAGDEDHLPHFIEETSPEHSQNELGSFKLQGSCNPLEQLGLFMKADDDIEIEEEEIDPPRNFTEPANEVDGVEERPSNDVVEGPSNEVEEVPSNGVDVEEGPSNEVDVEEGPGNDIGEGPGNDIGEGPGNDMGEGPGNDMGEGPANDVELPANEIKEVSANDVEEGTENHVEETANHVDERTENEVEDVEEGEID from the exons ATGGCACCTACTGTTCCAATAGACTTCACTGGACAGAAACAATCAATGATGGGGAAGTCACGCAAGTATTCAAAAGGGCAGCTATCTGGTTTTGTGCCGGATTATCGTCACGCTGTTGAGACCATGGGGGAATCAGAAGGGTTTGGAAGCTCAGGACGGGTGGACGCAGAAATGACAGCTTCGGAAGATTCGTGTGCGCCTTCTAAAAGGAAATGCATTAGTTTGAATGTTGATGGTTATGATAGTTTTGGGTTGCCTATGCAAGTGCTTCAGCTGTCAAGAATGTCTCGGACTGAAAGGAAGGATTTAGAAGTGAGGCTGAATTTGGAGCTGGAACAGGTCCGGGACCTTCAGAAGAAAATTGCAGCTATGAGTTCAGCTATTGTGTTATCCCCATCTAGTGATATTCGGAGTTGCAGTGATGGGAAAACCAGACCTCCAGTCGAGGCTTACCATAGACCGTCTGAACCAACTGCGCCGCAGGGTAAGAAACGAGCTCCTCCTGGGCGTAATGGTTCACGCAACAAAAAGAGCTTATCTGCGCATGTGGAGTCCGTGAAGCCAGTTGCCGCTTCAAATGCTCAGTTGATGAAACAATGTGAGGGTGTGCTAAATCTGTTGATGAAACATGCATATGCTTGGGTTTTCAAACATCCTGTAGACGTGGTGAAGttgaatattccggattatttTACTGTCATTAAGCATCCAATGGATTTGGGCACTGTGAAGAGCAAGATGACTTCTGGTGGATACTCTAATCCATTAAGTTTTGCTGCTGATGTGCGGCTTACATTCTCAAATGCAATGACTTACAATCCACCTGGAAATGATGTACATATTATGGCTGAGACGCTCAGTAAATATTTTGAACAGAAGTGGAAGGCAATAGAAAAGAAGCTTCCTGTTGATGTGGATCCTTTGCCTTTTAGAGCAGCTCTTCATACGGAAATCATAGAAACTGCTACACCTATGCCACcctcaaagaagaagaaaactatACCAAATGATAGTAGCTTCAAGCCAGTCAAGCCTGTCAAGCCAGAAACTCTTAAATGCATCATGACTGAGGAGGAGAAGCATAAACTGACCGAGGAGGTGGATTCGTTGCTGGGAGAATTGCCTGAAAGCATTATTGATTTCTTAAAGGAGCATAGTGGTGAAGGGCAAACCAGTGAGGATGAGATTGAGATTGACTTTGAGGTTCTCAGTGATGATACTTTATTTGCATTGCGGAAGCTTGTTGATGAATATCTGCTGGATAAAGAGAAAAGGCAGGAgaaaaatgaaccttgtgaaaTGGAG ATCCTTAATGAGCCGGGATTTAGCAACTCTTCACTGCATCCATGTAAAG GCAATGACATGGTTGATGAGGATGTGGATATTGTTGGTGGAAACGATGCTCCTATATCAAGCTTCCCTCCTGTAGAGATTGAGAAAGATGCAGCTCATAGAAACAGTAAATTCAGTAGCTCAAGTAGCTCCAGTAGTGAATCAGGCTCTTCGTCTAGTG ATTCTGACTCTGCTAGTTCTTCAGAAAGTGAATCACGTGTTCCTAAAGCTTCACCTGCATTTGGTGGAGGAAAG GAAAAGTTTGGTTCAGGAGCAAATTCAGATCAAAAGAGAAGTGATCTTGGTGATTCTGAAATTGGCAAGG ATCCAATCAATGGGGTTGTCCCAGTTGAGCAGAAATCCCCGTCTAAACCAGTTTCTGTCGAGGAGGGTGAACGACAAGAGG AGGAGAGTGCTCCACCTGAGAGGCAGGTCTCCCCTGAAAAACTCTACCGCGCAGCTGTACTGAGGAATCGGTTTGCAGACACAATATTTAAAGCCAAAGAGAAGGCACTTGAAAAG GGTGATAAGTTGGATCCAGAAAAATTGCGAATTGAGAGAGAGGAACTTGAAAGGCGGCGTAAAGAAG AAAAAGCACGATTGCAAGCCGAGGCCAGAGCTGCAGAAGAGGCTCGGAAAAAGGCTGAAGCAGAAGCTGCAGCTGAAGCTAGAAGGCAAAGGGAACTGGAGAGAGAAGCTGCACGGCAGGCATTGCAAATG ATGGAAAAGACGGTCGAAATTAATGAGAACAGTCGATTCATGGAAGATCTAGAAATGTTTAGGGCTGGTGACGAGGATCATTTACCACATTTCATTGAGGAGACCAGCCCGGAGCATTCTCAGAATGAGCTTGGTAGTTTCAAGCTGCAGGGAAGCTGTAATCCCTTGGAGCAACTTGGTTTATTTATGAAGGCGGATGATGATATAGAAatagaggaggaagaaattGATCCTCCCAGGAATTTTACAGAACCAGCAAACGAAGTTGACGGGGTCGAGGAGAGACCTTCAAACGATGTTGTGGAAGGACCTTCGAACGAAGTTGAAGAGGTACCTTCAAACGGAGTTGATGTTGAAGAGGGACCTTCAAACGAGGTTGATGTTGAAGAGGGACCTGGGAATGATATTGGAGAGGGACCGGGGAATGACATTGGAGAGGGACCGGGGAATGATATGGGAGAAGGACCTGGGAATGATATGGGGGAGGGGCCTGCTAATGATGTTGAATTACCTGCAAACGAGATTAAAGAGGTTTCTGCAAATGATGTTGAAGAGGGAACAGAAAATCATGTTGAAGAGACAGCAAATCATGTTGATGAGAGAACTGAAAATGAGGTTGAAGATGTCGAAGAAGGAGAGATTGATTGA
- the LOC133745287 gene encoding uncharacterized protein LOC133745287 → MDGRGGCCIARYGGGGGVYDMSKLDRIMLRFRPIAPKPVGGSVSGGSTPENSENCRRGKRSRYVRDKRCNNRKRKASSPPDKKKGAVTTLSLLPESPEPKYSPEERSSATWPSFEIFPGNTGPEYKVVNMPALRPVRVVESYVTVDCVTDTWVEGAGLGFTDEERRMSLETDTCPGFLSDGYCRVVWTNRAYRSMVGQANETDEVTVCLVVKETASVMAVAFAHPAFTCRVRVQYTCGSITLPCDVWRMEGGGFAWRLDVKAALCLGRYSTKAV, encoded by the coding sequence ATGGACGGGAGAGGCGGTTGTTGTATAGCGAGGTATGGGGGAGGTGGTGGCGTTTATGATATGTCGAAGCTGGATAGAATAATGCTGAGATTCCGTCCAATCGCTCCGAAGCCGGTTGGAGGGTCAGTCTCCGGCGGATCTACACCGGAGAATAGCGAGAACTGTAGAAGGGGAAAGAGATCAAGGTATGTGAGAGACAAGCGGTGCAATAACAGAAAGCGGAAGGCTTCTTCTCCGCCTGATAAGAAGAAAGGTGCTGTCACTACTCTGTCGCTGTTGCCGGAGAGTCCGGAACCTAAGTACTCTCCGGAAGAGCGTAGCTCAGCCACGTGGCCGAGCTTCGAGATTTTTCCCGGGAATACCGGTCCGGAGTATAAGGTGGTGAACATGCCGGCTTTGCGGCCGGTGAGAGTGGTCGAGTCGTACGTGACGGTGGACTGCGTCACCGATACGTGGGTGGAAGGAGCAGGACTGGGGTTTACCGACGAGGAGAGGAGGATGAGCCTGGAGACGGACACGTGTCCGGGGTTCTTATCGGACGGTTATTGTAGGGTTGTTTGGACGAACCGGGCGTACAGAAGCATGGTGGGTCAGGCGAACGAGACGGATGAGGTGACGGTGTGTCTGGTGGTGAAGGAGACGGCGTCTGTGATGGCGGTGGCCTTCGCTCACCCGGCGTTTACGTGCAGAGTGAGAGTGCAGTACACGTGTGGATCCATCACGCTGCCTTGTGACGTGTGGAGAATGGAGGGAGGCGGGTTTGCGTGGCGGTTGGACGTGAAAGCTGCGCTGTGTCTGGGCCGGTATAGCACCAAAGCCGTATGA